The proteins below come from a single Elgaria multicarinata webbii isolate HBS135686 ecotype San Diego chromosome 11, rElgMul1.1.pri, whole genome shotgun sequence genomic window:
- the CDC42EP5 gene encoding cdc42 effector protein 5 has product MPILKQSPVSHSKKRPRLDRAMISAPLGDFRHTMHIGRGGDAFGDTSFLSNHGGSKANGLPPDVAASPGTFSGPGDTSGRFELQSPLGSGNGVVQSPATSTPDGSFVVLHQPETPERQPTNGGGWDLQQNFSWESPTLEHAESLLSFQLDLGPSILEDVLGVMDKDWDSVKGQEQEPLRCESLSPVDRLHQGGKEEEKDEQEDEEEDDEGQGYSFEDEQDEEIGL; this is encoded by the coding sequence ATGCCCATCCTCAAGCAGTCCCCTGTCTCCCATTCCAAGAAGCGGCCCCGTCTGGATCGGGCTATGATCAGCGCCCCCTTGGGGGATTTCCGGCACACGATGCACATTGGCCGTGGCGGCGATGCCTTTGGCGACACGTCTTTCCTCAGCAACCACGGGGGCTCCAAAGCCAACGGGCTGCCACCTGATGTGGCCGCGTCCCCTGGGACCTTCTCTGGTCCTGGAGATACTTCTGGCCGCTTTGAGCTGCAGTCTCCTCTGGGCAGCGGAAACGGCGTGGTTCAGAGCCCAGCCACATCGACCCCTGATGGCAGCTTTGTGGTACTGCATCAGCCAGAGACGCCTGAGAGGCAGCCCACCAACGGAGGAGGCTGGGACCTGCAACAGAATTTCTCCTGGGAGAGCCCCACGTTGGAACACGCTGAATCCCTTCTCTCGTTCCAGCTGGACTTGGGGCCTTCCATCTTGGAGGATGTGCTGGGAGTGATGGATAAAGATTGGGACAGTGTCAAGGGGCAGGAACAGGAACCCTTGAGGTGTGAGAGCTTGAGTCCAGTGGATCGCCTCCACCAAGgtggcaaagaagaagaaaaagacgagcaagaagatgaagaagaggacGACGAAGGGCAGGGCTACAGTTTTGAAGATGAACAGGACGAAGAGATTGGGCTATAG